In Vibrio chagasii, the sequence CCCAAAAGCGCGTTATAGCGCGTAATTGGCGGACCAGTTCTCTAGAACCGATTGGTATGGCTTTATGAAATGTTCTTCTGCGAACTTACCTTGTTCGATAGCCAGCTTGCTGCGCTCTTCGCGGTCATACACAATTTGAGTCAGTGAGTGGTCCGAGTTTTTCAAGTTAGGTTGGTAGCGTTTTCCTGCAACAGCGTTTGCGTTGTAAATCTCAGGTCGGTAGATCTTTTGGAAAGTTCCCATGGTGCTTATGGTACTGATTAATTCCAAGTTAGAGTAATCATTGAGTAAATCACCAAAGAAATAGAATGCTAACGGAGCTACGCTATTTGGTGGCATGAAATAGCGAACTTCTAATCCCATCTTCTTGAAATATTGCTCCGTTAAAGAAGACTCATTCGGCTGATATTCAAAACCCAATACTGGGTGTTGATTTTCGGTACGATGATAGATCTTATTATCCGATACGCTTAAACAAATAACAGGTGGTTTTTTGAAATTCTGTTTATAAGCTTGTGAGTTGACGAAATATTTAAAAAGTTTGCCGTGTAATTCACCAAAGTCCGCTGGAATACTGAATTTATCTTGGCCTTTATTATGATCCAAAAGTAAAACGCTGAAATCATAATCTCGGACATAAGAAGAGAAGTTATTACCAATGATCCCTTCAATACGCTCGTTAGTTTGGCTGTCAAGGATGTTGGTTTTAAGCACTTCAATAGAAGGGAATGCTTCTCCGTTGCTTTCGATGTCCATATCAACTGAAATGATTTCTAGTTCGACAGAGTAACGGTCACCATTAGGGTTATCCCAATGAGCTAAGGCATTGAAGCTATTATCAATCATCTGTAATGCGTTACGCAAGTTCGCTTGGCGGCTTTCACCGCGAGCCAAGTTAGCAAAGTTCGTTGTGATACGTGTACTGTCTGCGGGTGTGTAGTTTTCGTCGAGGCTGATGCTCTTAATCGTAAAATTAAATTCGTTATTCATACTGTTCTGACTTCCCAATTCGTTGTCTGACTTACTCTCGGTCTTTTATATCACTGCGTTATTTTCGCTTGTAACCGTATTAAGAGTGTTGGCTATTTCGTTTAAGAATTTGTATTAAGTTATTCGCTTAGTATTTTTATACTTGGACAGAGCTGTGATTAACAATGGTATTACTTCACAATCAACATGAGGAATATTCATGATCTATCTGTTTGAAAATGAAAGCTGGTGTCAGTTATATTAGTTATCTTCATGGAAATATAACCACAATTATATTGGGTTATTTAAGATGGTTTATTCAATTAAAAGAGGGATGAAATGAGTGATTTGCTGTTGTTGATTTTTTACTGCGCGTTATTAGGCAGTGGTGTGGGTTTTCTTGCCGGGTTGTTAGGTATTGGTGGGGGGCTGATCATTGTGCCTGTGCTAAGCAGCATTTTACTGTATCTAGATGTTTTACCGTCTGAACAAGTGGTTGTTGCTGCAATTGCGACTTCATTGGCCTCGATTCTATTTACTTCAACCTCTTCTGCACTTGCTCACCACAAGAATGGAAATGTGCCCTGGAACATTGCGCCTTGGATTATGCTCGGCGTAGCACTTGGTGCCTTGGTTAGTGGTTTTATGGCGGCTTTGTTGCCGGAAAAGGTCGTTCGTATTGTGTTTGCGGTCAGTGTGGTGCTTATCGCAGTTAAGATGTTCTTAAGCAGTAAAAGCGATGCGCCAAAAGAACGAAAGCTGCCGAATAAAGGTGTATTAACGGTTCTGACAACCATTACTGGCGGCTTGTCTGCAATGATAGGGATTGGTGGCGGTGCGTTACTCGTTCCTTTGCTCACGTTCTTTTCAGTTGATATGAAAAAGGCGATCGGCTGTGCGTCTGCATGTGGTATTGTCATCGCGCTATTCGGCTCTATCGGTTACATTACCTCGGGCAGCAGCCACTTTGCTTTAACTGATGGATTTGCAGGTTTTGTTTATTTACCAGCGTTATTGGGTATCGTGTGTACGTCTTGGTTCACCGCTCCTTTGGGGGCAAAGGCGACAAACCATTTACCCGTTCCAACGATTAAGAAGATCTTCTCTGTATTGTTGGTGATTATTGCGGTTAGCATGGTGGCTCGTTAGTGTCAGACAGTTCGTGCTTATCCGGTTGATGACTTGATTAGACATTTAGGTGTGAAATACCATGTAAATGTCTAATTGCGACCGAGTCCTCCAATAACATGCTCTCCTCCTTTTAATGCATCATTACTCATAATAAAATCATCCTGTTTTATAAATATCTCAAATGTGCTCAAACACTGACCCAAAGGAATTTATAATGGCACGGGAAATCTCATTTAAAAGTAATGGGCCACGATGGAGTGTTGTTTTATCAATGACTGTAACCTATACGATCGTATCTTTGATGATCCGCTACTTTTATCAAACTGAATTGCAGTTTTTTCCTCTCATTACCTCAATCATCATAATGGTTGCGTTTTATGCGATTGCCTCTAGGCTCAGGAGAAGCCACTTGTCTTTAGATGATGGAATCGTATATTTGCATGGTATTAAAGCGAACCTAGTGGTTAGAAAGTCTGTGTTTGGTCGTTCTATTATTGAAGTGAAATCCTTAACCAAAAAAGGCTACCACAAGGTGAATATTCGAAAAGGGCAGGTTGAGTCATCTGATTGGGAGTTATTGTTGAGTAAGGCGACACAATTACTTTGATTAGAAACCAGTCGTGAAAATTTAATAGGAGCAGCCATCAGGCTGCTCTTTTTGTTTGCCAGTCTACATTTATACAATTATGTCTATGAGTATGTTGATAAAATCTTGTTGTTTAACCTGATTCGTTGCTATAGCTAAATGTACGTATTCAGATTAAGGGACTGCTAAAAGTGAGTGATTTATGGATCCGTTAACGCAGGGCGTGCTAGGCGCTTCTTTGTCACAATCGGCGAGTAAAAAGCAACACTTGGTGGTCGCAGGGGCTTTAGGTTTGCTCTCTGGAATGGCGCCAGATTTGGATGCGCTTATTCGCTCTGATAGTGATCCATTGTTAGCCTTGGAGTTTCATCGACAGTTTACCCATTCGCTCCTGTTTATCCCCTTTGGCAGTTTGATTTGCGCTCTGGTTTTGTATCCTCTATTCGCAAAAAGGTACGGGCTCTCTTTTAAACAAGGCTGGTTATACTGTGCATTGGGCTATGGCACACATGCATTGTTAGATTCCTGCACAACTTACGGAACTCAACTGCTTTGGCCGCTGACTAATGAGCGGTTTGCTTGGAATACTATTTCGATTATCGACCCTGTCTACACTATTCCTATCTTAATATTGTTGGTGTTGGCGACATGGAAACGAACTCCATGGCTAGCCCGCGCTGCGTTTGCTTGGGCACTAATTTATCCAACGTTGGGGATGATACAACGTGATAGAGCAGAAGCCATTGGGTGGCAGCTAGCGCAAGAAAGGCAGCATGTCCCTATTCGGCTTGATGCTAAGCCAAGCTTTGCGAATACTTTGGTTTGGAAAGTCGTGTATGAAACAGAAAGCCATTATTACGTGGATGCGGTGCGAGTAGGGACATCCGTCAAGACATATCCCGGAGAGTCTATTGCGAAACTCAATGTTAATAGGGATTTCCCATGGCTCGACCCTAATTCACAGCAAGCAAAAGATATTGAGCGTTTCCGCTGGTTTTCGAATGGTTTTATCTCAAAAGATCCAAATGATGCGCTTCGGGTTATTGATGTTCGTTACTCGATCGTACCTAACCAACTAAAAGCATTGTGGAGCATTAAATTATCGAAGTCTGCAGACGCTGAAGAACACGTTTTGTATGAGACGCACAGAGATAATACACCTGTGTCGAGAGAGATCTTTTTCGATATGTTGAAAGGTAAGTAATGTAGGTAAAGCTCTGAATCTATAGGATATTATAGATCCACTTTACTATGAAAAAGGCTGAGTCAGTAATCTGCTCAGCCTTTTCATTTATTGTTTTATACAGTCTGTGTTGATGCGTTAATTAAAGGTAACGACTTCTCAAATGATCTTTGAAGTATTGCGCATTCAAGGTTTCACCTGTTGCACCTTTTACCAAATCATCGGTGGTGAGTAGGCTGCCTTTGCTCCAAATATTTGACTCCAACCAAGTGAAGATAGGGGATAGGTCGCCGCTTTCAATTACTGAGTTCACATCGATGGTTTTCTTCATTGAAGCCATGAACTGAGCCGCGTACATTGCACCTAGTGTGTAAGATGGGAAGTAGCCGAATGCGCCATCTGTCCAGTGGATATCTTGCATACAGCCGTTGGTGAAGTTGCCTTCCGTACTCAAACCTAGGTAAGACTGCATCTTGCTGTTCCATAGCTCCGGCACATCAGTGTGCTTGATTTTGCCGTTGATCAGGTCACGTTCAATTTCATAGCGTAAGATAACGTGTGCAGGGTAGGTTAGCTCATCAGCATCGACACGGATGAAGTCTTTCTTAACGCGAGTGTAGATCTTCTGGAAGTTATCTTTCTCAAATTCAGAACCAGAGAACTGTTGTCCTGCTAGGTTAGCTAAGTGCCCGATGAATGGGTCGCTGCGGCCAACTTGCATCTCGAAGAACAGAGACTGAGATTCATGGATACCCATAGAGCGCGCTTGACCAGCAGGTTGGCCTGCTAGGTGCTTTGGCAAGCCTTGTTCATAACGCGCGTGTCCTGTTTCGTGTACGATGCCCATTAAGCTCTGTACGAATTCGGCTTCATCGTAGCGAGTTGTGATACGGACATCTGAAGGCACACCACCACAGAATGGGTGAACACTTTCATCTAATCGGCCGTGATTGAAGTCAAATTGAAGTAACTTCATGACTTCTAAGCCTAGTGCTTTTTGTTTTTCAGCGGCGTAAAAGCCATTAGGAGCATTAAATTGCTCGCTCGATTGCTTTTCAATGACATCATCAATGAGACCTGGGAGCCAAGTTTTCACATCCGCAAACAAGATGTCTAATGATGCTGAGCTAGTACCTGGTTCGTAGATATCTAGCATTGCATCGTAAGGCGTTAGGTTAGCTGCATCGGCACGAATTTGAGCCTCTTCTCGAGATAGTTCGACCACTTCACGCCAGTTTTTTTCGAAGCCAACCCAGTCGTTGTTTCCACGTTGACTACGCCATGCATGTTCACATTTTGAACCGGCTAGTGACTTAGCTTCAACCAGTTTCTCAGGAAGTAGGTTCGCTTGCTGCCATTGACGTTTGATTTCACGAAGCGATGATTGTTGTTCATTATTCAGGTCTTCGTTTTCAGCGTCAGAGATCCAATCGGCCAGCTGTGGCTGAGTCATTAACCCATGAATATGAACTGAAAGTTCTGCCATCGCTTCGCTACGCGCTTGGTTACCACCTGCTGGCATCATTGACGCTTGGTCCCAACCACAAATTGAAGCTAGATGTTGAAAACGTGAACATTTTTGAGAGTGTTCGACTAGTTTTTTGAATGCGCTCATTTGACTACTCTTAATTTGGTTTCGTTGAATGCCCCTTAGCACCGAAGATCGATAAGGTTCATTTCTCATGTACTTTATTACGGCTTCGCTTTGACTAATGCTGTACTTCTCAGCCGAAGATATAGCAATAATAGTATCAAGCGATACGATGGCTCGAATTTACTATTTCTTAACAAATTAAACTGTACCATTGTGCACAAAATCAGTGACTTGTATAGCTGGTGGCAATTGTTGCTTGCGAATTGCGCAGATAAACGGTATTGATGATAGATCGCTGAACAAAGATGATAATGATATGGATATTTTGAACTTTGAGGCATTTCTGATTGCCATCACTATTTTAACGTTAACGCCTGGCTTGGATACAGCATTGGTGATTCGCAATACCAGCCGCGCAGGCCTCGCTGACGGATGCATGACGAGCTTTGGTATCTGTGCTGGGCTATATGTACACGCCTTTTTCTCTGCCGTCGGTATTTCTGCGATTCTTGCTCAATCGGCAGAGCTATTTCAAGCCTTGAAAATGGTGGGTGCCGTTTACTTAATCTGGCTTGGTTTAAGTAGCTTACGTGCATTGATGAAAAACGGTGGTGGGTTGAAAGTAGGCGAGCAAACTCAACAAGCCTACAGTGCCAAACGATCGCTACGAGAAGGCTTTTTGTCTAACGTTTTGAATCCAAAGACCGCTGTCTTCTATTTGGCGTTTTTACCTCAATTTGTTAATCCTGAAGGCTCGCCGTTGCTGCAGTCTATGTTAATGGCTTCGGTTCATTTTATCATCGCTATGCTTTGGCAGTGCGGTTTGGCTGGCGCGTTAAATTCAGCTAAAAATCTACTAAAGAACGCAAGCTTCATGAAGTGGATGGAAGGCGTAACCGGTATGGTATTGGTGGGGTTAGGCGTTAAACTTCTGATGGAAAAGCCAGCTTAGTTTCTGATCTCTTATGAATAAAAGAAAGCCCACGCGAGGTTCTTGTTACCAAATTAGCGTGGGCTTTATCGTATTACACAGCAGGTGTTCTATTACTGTGTATTTAGATGGCTATATTAGTCAGCTAGACGAACATTGAACTCTGCGCCTTCAAAGCCCAAGTCACTCAGTTCTTGAGCATCAAAGTTCGTGGTCACATCAATATCACCAATCTGTTCTGTGGTTTGGTTCTCGCCTTCAATAGCGCTACGAGAACGTAGGCCACCTGAATTTAATGGTTTAGCTTGACCAATTTCGATCGTACCTGCGTATTGTGATTCTGCGTAAAAATCACCAGAGACGAAAGAGTGGAAAGGACGTAAGCTTCCGCCTGTTGCGTACTGCATGTTTGACAGACCGGCTTCTTTAATAGCCCAGCCCCAGTCCCACCATTTTGATTCGCCAGGAATGTAGCGGTGGTCCCATTGATAGCGGATATCAGCGGATTTATCGCTAGCACGACCCATAGTAAAGGTGTGTGGCTTAGTAGGGCGGTTATCTGGGTGCGTGTGCCATGCATTACCACTCCAGCGAAGGAATCCGTTGAATTCAACATCGTAACTAATGTCAGCGTTGAATCGGTATGGGTAAGCGATGCTTGAACGGTAAAGTTCTACACGAATCGGCAATTCTGAATTCGCTGGAACCATAGGGCGAGCTTGAAGCGTCACTTGTTCGCTAGTCGAGCCACCGTTAGAGTTTGAGAAGCTTTGGTTCGCTTCAAACTTAATAGTGAGCTTGGTATCGCCAACTAAAGGCCACTTAAACGTATTCTCTGTTTGAACGCTTTCTGAAAAACCATAGCTGTTTGTCTTTGACCAGTTTGTTGATTCGTCGACTTTTAAATCAACAACCACTTGCTGAGGAACATTGCTGTAGTTCTTTGCCGTTGCGTATACAGTTTTTACTAGTTCGCGGTCTGACTCTGTTACATCACCATGCCAGAAATTATCGTCGTTAACGGTGTAGGTAAAGTTATCTACGATGATTTTTGTTTTTTCGCCACAGCGGTAACCACTACAAGAACCGTTGTTGTTTCCTTGAATAACCCAGCGATCGCCAGAACGGTTAATCGTCATATCTTCGCCAACATAAGGGCTATTATTGCCACCAACCCAGGCGTAACCTAGATGGTGAGCTAAGTAACTTAGCGGGCGAACGAAGTCCTTGCGATCAGTGACTAGGCCGTACTCAACATCAATTTCACTGCCTTCAGCGATTGACTTAGCAGGGTAGTTTGGGATTTCTGATTGGTCATTGTTTGGGTAGCAAAAGGTCTTACCGTTCGGAACATCCTGCTTGATCAAACCGTGATAGCCCGGTCCCATAATTACCCAGTTACCCAATAGACCAACAATGTCCCAAGTCCCCATACGTGCTTGCAGTGAGCTTTTATGTTCTTCAGCTTCATAGCGGTCTAACGGACGATAACCAGAGCGACATACATCTTCGCCAAGTTGGTCACGTACGATTTGGTCTGGGTATATCTTTGCGTTTACTCCGGTCGATAGTACCGACAATACTGCTGCAGCTAAGATGCTTTTTTTTCTACTGATCATTAACAATCCCCTCATTTGTCATTTTTATATTGGTAATGCGATTGGTGTCGTGCTTTAACAGGACCATTTCACTTTTCCATACTGACAAAAGTAACGATACTGAAAATGATTGAATTAAATTAACCAATAAATTCAGTGGGTTATTTTGATTTTTTTGTTTTTTGATGAAAACGAATGTAACAGGCTTAAAGGTTATTCGGCTGACATCAAAGCGAATTTAGGAAATTGCCACGTGATGGATTGTATTTTACGTCAATATGATTTTGACGTTGAAAATACACCGTTAGTTTTGCTATGAGTTGTCAGTAAATAACAGTCTTCGAAGAATATATATAGATCTAAAAGGTTATGGATAGTGGGAATTATTCTTTAATCAATACTTTTTGGTATGAGGTTTGGTATGAGGTGTAGCTTAGTTAATATCGTCTAATCTTAATTATCAATATAAGGGTAATAATGAGATCTTGCTTCAAATATTGTTTGTATAATTATTTTTATCGTAAGGAGTCAATTCGTAATTGAAACTCATTGCTATGTGAATAGTTTCAATTATGAGACATGTCAGAATTAAGAAAGTAAAGTAGGGTAAGCCGGGGAGTGAGAAAAGTTTGGATTTCGGACGGAGCCGAAATCCATTTGAAAACAATATATCAGAAGATTACTTAGATTAACCTAGAGAGTTGAATCAACGCTTGGCTAAAAGTTGAGTACGACCGCTATTACAACTTCGAATAATGGCAAATGCTTCATTGGAGCTCAAAATATCAATATTCAACGTTAGTGGATCATTGTTAAGCAAAAGGTAAGGCGATAATAGATTGTCATTCATGGCCTCATTGATTTTTTGCACAGACAGTAAGTCTATAGTGCCTGCTATCGCGAAACTAAACGACTTCGAGTATCCCGCACTTCCTTGGAAGCGAAGCACGATAGGGTTTGGTATCTTATCGTCTTGAATGGAGACGATATGAAGTACTTTGTTGTCCTTAATTTTGGTGAACGCATCACTGCGTAATACGTTATCTTCGGCTAGTAGGTCGATCATACTGTGTTGGTAGTTGTGATCTTCAAGTGTATGCGAGTCAGGAATACTCCACACACCAGCCAATAAGATTAATGCGGAGAAAACAGCAATAAACGGCATCATAACGACCCCCTTTCTAGGAACAGTTCAATCTCTTTACTGGCTTTGTCTAGCTGTGATGGTTCGTAAAAAATGTTTACTGATTTACGAGTCACCTTATCGAGTATCGCAAGCTCAGAATAACCTGGCTCTTCGCTAATATACGCAATGCAGTCACACTGATACTTGGTAAGCAGTCTTTTCAACTCAGGTGTTAACGTCATCTGAGGGTCTTGAAATATCTGGAGTTGACCTATCCAATACTCGGTTAATCTGTCTGATGGTTTAACCTCATGAAGGCTCTTTTCGTGAAACTTACTGAGTGCTAACACGATAGATATCGCCACGAGTACGCCCGCAGTTACATAACAGGCTAGGTTCCTAGAAAAGGCGAGTTTACGATATACCGATAGTGTTTGATGTCCACTGTCTTCCTCTATTAAGGAGGGAGCGGTTTCGTTGCTAGGCTGAACTACTGGCGCTACTTCCTCTGGCGCTGTCATGATTGGATCATCATCTGCAGAATCGATATAAACACAATGCTCAATGAGGCGATAGCCAACCTTAGGTACTGTTACTATTGGTGAGTCTTTTACTCCGAGCTTAACGAATCTCTGGCGTAATAAACTAATACTTTTCGCAAGAGAGGTGTCTCCTATGAACTCGCTACCCCAAGCGTAGTTAATAATGTCCACCTTACTCACAATATCGGGTGCGTGTTTAAGTAGTAGTTCTAAAACACGGCTCTCTCTGTATCCAATCTTAATAGAACGATCGTCGTTATAAATACGATTTGTTATAGGGTCAAATTTGATCATATAGCCAACGTTTTATTTTTATTATAATTATCTCAACAATGTTTGCGACTATAAACTGACTTATATATGAATTAAAGTCACATGTTACTTTTTCTGATCTTTTTTTGGTTTGTCCAAAATACACAATATTTAATAATCATTAAATATAAGTAATGCCTAATTAAGCTTTCATTTTAATAGCGATAAGATGTCTTGAAAGGTCTTATAATATTTGGGGTAATTATTTAAGTAATGTTTTAGTTAATTTACTTGCCTGATTAACTTAATAAATAAAAAGCCCGCATTAAGTGCGGGCTTTTTATTCAAACAATTATCTCACTTAAGCTTTTACTGCGTTATAGTCGCTTGAAGTGTTCAGTGGTTTGAAAAATAGTTTAGTTTCTTCGATAACCACATGACGTAACATGATAAGGCCAATTAGGTTCGGAATAGCCATTAGGCCGTTCACGATATCTGCCATTATCCAGATCATATCAAGCTTCAAGAATGCACCAGACGCGACTAGCGCAATAAAGATGACCTTGTAAGGTAAAACTGCTTTGGTACCTAGCAAGAACACAACGCAGCGCTCGCCGTAGTAGTTCCAGCCAAGGATCGTGGTAAATGCAAAGAAGATTAAACCAACAGACACTAGCATAGGGCCTAATGTGTCTGCATTCAGACCAACAGCAAATGCATGAGTGGTCATTGCAGCGCCAGACAAGTCAGTCTGCCAAGCTCCCGTTAAGATGAGCGCCAAACCTGTCATCGTACAAATGATGATGGTATCGAAGAAAGTACCTGTCATAGAGACAAGGCCTTGTTTTACGCATGAATCTGTTTTTGCCGCCGCCGCAGCCATTGGTGCGCTACCTAAACCAGACTCGTTAGAGAACACACCGCGAGCAATACCAGATTGGATTGCCAGCATGATACTCGCACCAAAGAAACCGCCTGTTGCTGCTGTATTAGTAAACGCAGAGGTAACAACAAGAGTAACGGCATTCAGCAGTTGATCTGCATTGGAAACCAGAACGCTTAAACATGCGACGATGTACATAACCGCCATAGTTGGAACGACTTTTCCAGCCACTTTAGCGATAGATTGAATACCACCTAATGTAACAACTGCTACTAACACTGTTAGTACGACCGCTGACATCTCGCGTGAAGCACCAAATGAGATTTCTGTAGCGTCTAATATTGCGTTTACTTGTGGAAAGGTACCAATACCAAAGCAGGCTACGCCTAAAGCGAATACAGCGAACATTACCGCCAAGATTTTTGAGCCCACTCCGTATTGCAGGTAGTACATTGGGCCGCCAACCATTTCACCATTGCTATCGGTTCTGCGGTATTTCACGGCAAGAAGGCACTCAGCGTATTTAGTCGCCATACCAAATAACGCGGCAAGCCACATCCAGAAGAGGGCACCAGGGCCCCCAATCTTGATTGCGGTCGCTACCCCAACAATGTTACCTGTACCAATAGTTGCTGAAAGCGCGGTACACAAAGCGGCAAAACTTGATACGTCACCCGTACCAGATTTGTCTTTGATGAACACCATTTTTAGCGCGGTTGGGAGGTGTCTAAACTGGAGTAAGCCTAAGCGAAAAGTAAAGTAGATACCTGTACCCACTAGCAGAATAAGCAGTGGTGGTCCCCAAACGAATTGGTTGATGGTTTGTAGTGTAGCTTGTAGGTGGTTCATAGATTCCCCTTAATAAATTAAAAATTTAAGGAGAAGAGGGAAGGCAGTGCAGATCGCAGGGATCGGTAGCACCACTTAATACATACGGATTTCTAGATAGAATTCTTTTGTTAATTAAGGCTTGTTGCTTTCCACTCCTCTGTCCTTTTGCCTGAGAGTTTCACTTAGCGAATCACTGTTAGATAAGTGATGGGCACTAAGCTTGCTCCTTCGGCGACCGATTGAACGGTTCTCTCCAGAGGTTCCTCCAACGACAGTCCTCACTTTTCCGGATTTCTCCAGCATAAAGCACCTGAAAGATTTACTTCTTCGGCGGGTCAATCTAACTAAATGTTAATATTTAGTTAAAAACCACTCTCCTGCAGTCTTCATTGGAACAATTACCTGACTGATCAGATAATCTGTAGGCGTATCCTAGATCATATAAATTGTGATGTCAGCTACAAAATATCTGTTTGAACAAATGTTGTTCAACTAAATGATTAAACAACGCGACTCTGACGTAACTTGCTTATTTAAATGGTATAAAATAGAGAAACAAGGAGGAGTTATGACTCGACTAATAGCGATTGTTTTTTTATTGGCGTTGGCATTTGTACTGTTTCGTTATAGGACAAACGAAAAAGTACAAAAATGGGTGGTGATAGTTATCGTTAGTAGCTTCCTTTTGTATACTGCCAGCCTAATGATTTCGGAATTAACTC encodes:
- a CDS encoding DUF1852 domain-containing protein, which gives rise to MNNEFNFTIKSISLDENYTPADSTRITTNFANLARGESRQANLRNALQMIDNSFNALAHWDNPNGDRYSVELEIISVDMDIESNGEAFPSIEVLKTNILDSQTNERIEGIIGNNFSSYVRDYDFSVLLLDHNKGQDKFSIPADFGELHGKLFKYFVNSQAYKQNFKKPPVICLSVSDNKIYHRTENQHPVLGFEYQPNESSLTEQYFKKMGLEVRYFMPPNSVAPLAFYFFGDLLNDYSNLELISTISTMGTFQKIYRPEIYNANAVAGKRYQPNLKNSDHSLTQIVYDREERSKLAIEQGKFAEEHFIKPYQSVLENWSANYAL
- a CDS encoding sulfite exporter TauE/SafE family protein, with product MSDLLLLIFYCALLGSGVGFLAGLLGIGGGLIIVPVLSSILLYLDVLPSEQVVVAAIATSLASILFTSTSSALAHHKNGNVPWNIAPWIMLGVALGALVSGFMAALLPEKVVRIVFAVSVVLIAVKMFLSSKSDAPKERKLPNKGVLTVLTTITGGLSAMIGIGGGALLVPLLTFFSVDMKKAIGCASACGIVIALFGSIGYITSGSSHFALTDGFAGFVYLPALLGIVCTSWFTAPLGAKATNHLPVPTIKKIFSVLLVIIAVSMVAR
- a CDS encoding metal-dependent hydrolase, with product MDPLTQGVLGASLSQSASKKQHLVVAGALGLLSGMAPDLDALIRSDSDPLLALEFHRQFTHSLLFIPFGSLICALVLYPLFAKRYGLSFKQGWLYCALGYGTHALLDSCTTYGTQLLWPLTNERFAWNTISIIDPVYTIPILILLVLATWKRTPWLARAAFAWALIYPTLGMIQRDRAEAIGWQLAQERQHVPIRLDAKPSFANTLVWKVVYETESHYYVDAVRVGTSVKTYPGESIAKLNVNRDFPWLDPNSQQAKDIERFRWFSNGFISKDPNDALRVIDVRYSIVPNQLKALWSIKLSKSADAEEHVLYETHRDNTPVSREIFFDMLKGK
- a CDS encoding carboxypeptidase M32, translating into MSAFKKLVEHSQKCSRFQHLASICGWDQASMMPAGGNQARSEAMAELSVHIHGLMTQPQLADWISDAENEDLNNEQQSSLREIKRQWQQANLLPEKLVEAKSLAGSKCEHAWRSQRGNNDWVGFEKNWREVVELSREEAQIRADAANLTPYDAMLDIYEPGTSSASLDILFADVKTWLPGLIDDVIEKQSSEQFNAPNGFYAAEKQKALGLEVMKLLQFDFNHGRLDESVHPFCGGVPSDVRITTRYDEAEFVQSLMGIVHETGHARYEQGLPKHLAGQPAGQARSMGIHESQSLFFEMQVGRSDPFIGHLANLAGQQFSGSEFEKDNFQKIYTRVKKDFIRVDADELTYPAHVILRYEIERDLINGKIKHTDVPELWNSKMQSYLGLSTEGNFTNGCMQDIHWTDGAFGYFPSYTLGAMYAAQFMASMKKTIDVNSVIESGDLSPIFTWLESNIWSKGSLLTTDDLVKGATGETLNAQYFKDHLRSRYL
- a CDS encoding LysE family translocator produces the protein MDILNFEAFLIAITILTLTPGLDTALVIRNTSRAGLADGCMTSFGICAGLYVHAFFSAVGISAILAQSAELFQALKMVGAVYLIWLGLSSLRALMKNGGGLKVGEQTQQAYSAKRSLREGFLSNVLNPKTAVFYLAFLPQFVNPEGSPLLQSMLMASVHFIIAMLWQCGLAGALNSAKNLLKNASFMKWMEGVTGMVLVGLGVKLLMEKPA
- a CDS encoding aerolysin family beta-barrel pore-forming toxin encodes the protein MISRKKSILAAAVLSVLSTGVNAKIYPDQIVRDQLGEDVCRSGYRPLDRYEAEEHKSSLQARMGTWDIVGLLGNWVIMGPGYHGLIKQDVPNGKTFCYPNNDQSEIPNYPAKSIAEGSEIDVEYGLVTDRKDFVRPLSYLAHHLGYAWVGGNNSPYVGEDMTINRSGDRWVIQGNNNGSCSGYRCGEKTKIIVDNFTYTVNDDNFWHGDVTESDRELVKTVYATAKNYSNVPQQVVVDLKVDESTNWSKTNSYGFSESVQTENTFKWPLVGDTKLTIKFEANQSFSNSNGGSTSEQVTLQARPMVPANSELPIRVELYRSSIAYPYRFNADISYDVEFNGFLRWSGNAWHTHPDNRPTKPHTFTMGRASDKSADIRYQWDHRYIPGESKWWDWGWAIKEAGLSNMQYATGGSLRPFHSFVSGDFYAESQYAGTIEIGQAKPLNSGGLRSRSAIEGENQTTEQIGDIDVTTNFDAQELSDLGFEGAEFNVRLAD
- a CDS encoding winged helix-turn-helix domain-containing protein, translated to MIKFDPITNRIYNDDRSIKIGYRESRVLELLLKHAPDIVSKVDIINYAWGSEFIGDTSLAKSISLLRQRFVKLGVKDSPIVTVPKVGYRLIEHCVYIDSADDDPIMTAPEEVAPVVQPSNETAPSLIEEDSGHQTLSVYRKLAFSRNLACYVTAGVLVAISIVLALSKFHEKSLHEVKPSDRLTEYWIGQLQIFQDPQMTLTPELKRLLTKYQCDCIAYISEEPGYSELAILDKVTRKSVNIFYEPSQLDKASKEIELFLERGSL
- a CDS encoding sodium:alanine symporter family protein, with amino-acid sequence MNHLQATLQTINQFVWGPPLLILLVGTGIYFTFRLGLLQFRHLPTALKMVFIKDKSGTGDVSSFAALCTALSATIGTGNIVGVATAIKIGGPGALFWMWLAALFGMATKYAECLLAVKYRRTDSNGEMVGGPMYYLQYGVGSKILAVMFAVFALGVACFGIGTFPQVNAILDATEISFGASREMSAVVLTVLVAVVTLGGIQSIAKVAGKVVPTMAVMYIVACLSVLVSNADQLLNAVTLVVTSAFTNTAATGGFFGASIMLAIQSGIARGVFSNESGLGSAPMAAAAAKTDSCVKQGLVSMTGTFFDTIIICTMTGLALILTGAWQTDLSGAAMTTHAFAVGLNADTLGPMLVSVGLIFFAFTTILGWNYYGERCVVFLLGTKAVLPYKVIFIALVASGAFLKLDMIWIMADIVNGLMAIPNLIGLIMLRHVVIEETKLFFKPLNTSSDYNAVKA